Within Calidithermus timidus DSM 17022, the genomic segment CGGCAGCCAGCTAATAATCCCAAACGGAAATTTGGAAAGGGCCTGATCTCGGAGGTTGGCGAGATCAGACGCCATCTGCTCCAGCGGAGCGTCCCACACGGCAGGGTCGAGGGCTGGAGTAGACAGCTGCGGGAGCGACGGCACTGCTGGATTAGCGGGCACGTCAGGCTGCGGCTCTGGCTGGCACTGGTTGAGCGGATCAGATGGGCACGGGTCAGCGGAATCAGGAATGCCGTCCTGATCGGCGTCAGGCTGAGGCTGAGGCTCAGGGTGGCTGGCAGGGTCGGCGGGGTCAGTCCCGGCTATCCGCTCTTCTTCATTCGTGTAACCGTCCCCGTCAGCATCGCCATTCGGGTCAGGCACGCTGTTAGGGTTGGATGGGTCAGTGCTGAGCTTGTCCTCCATCCAGTCAGGCCAGCGGTCGCGGTCTGAATCGCACCAGCCGCAACGATACGGGTCGTCCCACCACTGATTGGGATTGGGAGCCGGGTCTAGGGATATTCCCGGAGCGGGGTTAGCGTAATCAGCAGGATTTGCCAGCCGCTTATCCAGCCAAGCGGGGATGACAGTATCGCGCAGGGCCTGAGCAGCGGCAGGATGGCCTGCCAGCCAATCTGAGAGGGACGGACGCCCGGAGGTCCAGCGGATGTAGAGAGGAGCAGGGGAGTATGCCCCGCCGCCAGGTTGAGCCTGATATTGCCTGCCCTCGCCAGACGTCCACTGATAGCCCTGAGGAGGGGGGAATCGATTGTCGTACTGGAGCATTGCAGCAGTGGGATTTGGGCTAGAGCAGGAGCCCCCGGAATACTTCCAGTAGCTATTGGTGTTGGGCTGTTTGAAACGGTATTCCTGTGTGTTAAAGTAGGTGTCGCACCAAGTCAAGTCAATGTACGCATCCCACGAGCCGAAGGGAATTTTGTCGCCCCAGCGGTACCAAGCATCCAGGTCAGGCTGCACTTGGGCCTGGATGGATTTGTAGAAATAGTCCAACGCAGCATATACCGCGACCGAGCCGAGAAAAATTCCACCGGCCCAGCGAACGCGCGAGCCCCACGAGGCCGCCTTCTGGAATTGGCTATCCGACCACGCGATTATCTCCTGAAGGGTCATTCCCTGAACGGCGGCCTTAATTCCGTTAGCGGCAGGGGATGACTGAGCAAATGAAACAGTAGGGGCAGCTACAGCCGCCCCTACGAGCAGGTATAGCAGCCCCCGGGTCATGTTAGCCCTTGAGGAACTTCTTGGCGTAGCGCCAAGCGGCAGAAATGCCGATAGTCAGCGCCAGAACGCCCGCCCCAGCCGCAACGATAGAAGTTATGTAGCTATTGACGCTGCTGGCAACGGTGCCAGGGTCGAAGCCCCCCGAAGTTTCCGCAAGAGCGAGGGACGCGCCAAGAGAGAAAAGAGCCAAAAGCCGCAGACGATTGAACATAAACACCTCCATTGCTCACAGGATTCCCCTGTTAGAGCCGACGCAAAACAGAGCGCAGCGCGCCCGCAACGAGCCCCGCCGCGAGCCCCCACCAAAACGCAGCGGCAACTTCAGCCATCAGAATCTCCTGTAGAGATTCCCAGCATATCGATATGCGGCCAAAAGGACGTAGGGAGCAGAGACAGCGGCCAGCACCCAAAGAAACCAATCCTGTGGATCCATCAGAAATCCCCCAGAATGGCCCCGGCAATGAGCCCAAGAGCAAACGCGAGGATCTTCAGAATCTCCAGATCAAGCATTGGCCTTTTCCTTGACAGGAGCGACGGCGGCCAAAAATCTAGCAGCGGTGACGAACTGCCGCGCAATGTTTTTCTCCCGGAAACCATCCCTAACGCGCAGATCGATCTGAAGATCGTAGAGCCCTGGAAAAACGTTCATACCAGCTACCACGTCAGGGTCAGCGTCCAACTCCAGCGCATTTAGTCCGCGATAATCCGAGCTAGACGGGGTAGTTGCCACGACGATGCCAGCAAAACGCCTGCCATCCTTAGAAAGCCTGCTAGAAGCCCCTAGAACCATCAACGTCATAATCTCCTCCATGCAAACGGCTTAGCCGTAGTTGCCTACGTAGAAGCGACTCCCCCATAGCGCCCCAGAGCAGAGAGATAGCGAGCGCTGAACTCGTCGGTAGAGAGCGCCGCGATACGCGAGGGATCCAGCCCGAGCAAATAACGAACACGTCTCAGCCACGCCAGCAGCAGCGCCGGAGCTGGAGCCGAGTGGTACAGCCCCAGAGATGCCGCGGCAGAAATTACGCAG encodes:
- a CDS encoding thrombospondin type 3 repeat-containing protein, yielding MTLQEIIAWSDSQFQKAASWGSRVRWAGGIFLGSVAVYAALDYFYKSIQAQVQPDLDAWYRWGDKIPFGSWDAYIDLTWCDTYFNTQEYRFKQPNTNSYWKYSGGSCSSPNPTAAMLQYDNRFPPPQGYQWTSGEGRQYQAQPGGGAYSPAPLYIRWTSGRPSLSDWLAGHPAAAQALRDTVIPAWLDKRLANPADYANPAPGISLDPAPNPNQWWDDPYRCGWCDSDRDRWPDWMEDKLSTDPSNPNSVPDPNGDADGDGYTNEEERIAGTDPADPASHPEPQPQPDADQDGIPDSADPCPSDPLNQCQPEPQPDVPANPAVPSLPQLSTPALDPAVWDAPLEQMASDLANLRDQALSKFPFGIISWLPSPSFSASGCPPISLSLPGITSVPINYCDNPIWQAAATYLRPVLLVLLSVSLGFRLVRRSLDVQQ
- a CDS encoding major capsid protein, with amino-acid sequence MFNRLRLLALFSLGASLALAETSGGFDPGTVASSVNSYITSIVAAGAGVLALTIGISAAWRYAKKFLKG